The genomic region AAGGTCCGAAAACGGCGGCCTGTGCGTCGGGATCCGACGAGCCAAGCGTGGGACTGGAAACGGACCCGAAGCTGGGTCTCCATTTTTGTCTTTCTTAAGGGAGGACGAGAgtaagatgatgatgatgaaccgAAATGGGGATTGGAGAGGAAAGGGGAAACTGAAGGCGGAAGCTGTTTTACAGGCGGCTACGCTGGCGGCCAGCGGTCAGCCGTTCGAGGTTGTTTATTACCCAAGAGCGAGCACACCGGAGTTTTGCGTTAAGGCGTCGTCGGTGAAGGCGGCAATGAGGGTTCCTTGGTGTTGTGGGATGAGGTTTAAGATGGCTTTCGAGACAGAAGATTCTTCAAGGATTAGTTGGTTCATGGGGACTCTGTCTTCAGTTCAAGTTGTCGATCCCATTCGGTGGCCTAATTCCCCATGGCGACTTCTTCAGGTTTGCGGATTATTATTTGATACATTAAGAAATGGTTACAACATGTGGCGGTTCTTTTAGGTGAATCATTTAGCTTTAAAACTATATATGTTTTCAGGTTTGTTTAGCATTGTTGTTGGCATAGTAAGGTTTTCATGGCAAAAGTAATGCTAAACCGGTAAAACATTTTGGCTGCTCCAGTTAACATTTAACCGGGGCTAAGCCAGAAACTTTTTTTTCGGAGGTCATAATTGAATTATAAACTTTTTGGAGCCAATGCAATTTTATCTGTTTAGTGTTGCTTTCGACTTCAAAAATTATGCTGGATTGTTGGTTCTTTTGGGAGCCTGACTTTGATAACTAATGTTGTAGGTAACATGGGATGAACCTGATTTGCTTCAAAACGTTAAACGTGTTAGTCCTTGGTTGGTTGAATTGGTATCGAATGTGCCTGCCATCCACTTGTCGCCGTTCTCCCCACCGAGAAAGAAGTCTAGGTTTCCCCAACATCTCGATTTTCCTCTCGACGGACAATTTCCTATGTCGGCATTTTCAAGCAATGGCAATCCCCATGGGACCGGCTGTCCGTTAGTTTTATCTGATAATGCTCCTGCAGGCATACAGGGAGCCAGGCATGCTCAATTTGGGTTATCTTTATCCGACCTCCATCTTAATAATAAACTGCAGTCCGGACTTTTTCTGCCCGGTTTCCAGCGGTTCGATCCCCACTCTAGAATTTCCGATGGCATCATGATGGCAAGGCGCCCTAATGGTACTGATAATCTTTCTTGCTTGTTAACAATTGGGAATTCTAATGTGAATGAGAAATCTGGCAACACAAAAAGACACCAGTTTTTACTCTTTGGTCAGCCGATACTTACTGAGCAACAGCTCTCTCGTAGCTGTTCAAGTGAAGTTGTCTCACAAGTTATTAACGGAAATAGTTCGTTAGATGGAAGTGCCGAAAAAACAAAAGATACTTCTGATGGTTCTCGATCTTCTCTTGAGAAGTCATCTACTGCTGGATTTTTGTGGCACCAGGATTATAGAAGCACGGAAACCGGCCTCGATATTGGCCATTGCAAGGTATTCTTGGACTCGGAGGATGTCGGACGAACTCTTGACCTCTCAGTTCTTGGCTCTTATGAAGAGCTGTACAGGAGATTGGCCAACATGTTTGGAATAGAAAGATCCAAGATGTTGGGCCATGTGTTGTATCGAGATGCAACAGGTGCTGTCAAACAAACTGGAGAAGAACCATTCAGGTATCAATTCGAAAAACCGGTTCATCTTTTTCGTTCTTTCAATCTAGCTTTGGGTTTATATTTACACAATCTTCCCATGCTATATTGTAGTGCATTTATGAAAACAGCAAAAAGATTGACAATAAGGATGGATTCAAGCAATGAAACTGTTGCAAGGTGAGTCACACACAATTTTTCTTCATTTCACGAATTTCTAAACCTCGGTTCTCATGGTTATGGGTTTTCCAGGTCTTGGCTTACCGGGATTCGAACAGCCGAAAACGGGCTAGGAGGGCCGAGCAAAAGAGGTCCCTTAAGCATATTTGCGTGATTCGTGGGACCATTGTGGGAAAAGCAAGCATAGATCATTGAAGAACTTAATAGAACAAAATTTAAAGGGATTTGCTAAGCTCCTCTTAGGGATTATCTTGTCTGTTAGTGTCCTAAAAAACATTGATGTTAATGTGTTTTAAAGTTTACGTTTGATGCAATAACACTTCCCATTTGTAAGGAATTTCTGTTTTTATGCATGCTTTCATAATAAAGTGCAGTGCTAGCTCTGACTTGTCTTAAAGCAAACATTGTCAATCTTAGAGAAGTTTATTTTAGGCTTCGAATTGTCTGAAACCAAACTTGTAAATAATTTTGCATGTTCTAATTAGAACTTGTTAATTGGACGAGTTAAGACAATTTGGTCagattatttatatttttctaaCTATTTTGGATTCGAGTTGTTTCGGGTCTGATGCTTGATCGAgatcattttaaattatttgaattgaattaagttTGGATTCGAGTTAATAATACCGGATTAAATTAATACCATTATGATTCAAGGAGCAAAAACATTGGGATCTTTCATGAAACATTAAAATGAGAAATGTTGGGATTATAAACACACAAAACATGAAAGACTTTTGAGTGTTCCAACAGTTTGACGGCCAAGCTGGTCTGGTCTGTTTTAGGTTTGAAAATTCACTGAATTTTGTAAACACTAGACCAaagcaaaattactattttaatttttttgaatccCAACACTAAAAATCTTATAAAAAAAAGGGGAGATTTTAATTTTTGATGCAAATcccaaaaatagaaaataaaaataaaaaaaccttaTCCTGTTTATTTTTATTGAATGTATTAATTTTTCTGAACTCAGAAAGTAAATTACTatgtatttattatattttaaatgccAAATTAATGGATGAAAGTAGCAGTAATAACCCCAAACTCGATTTTGGGGATTGAAGGCAAAATTAAGCAGAGAACACTGAATCCGAGAATGTCTTAAATGTTGTAAAGACTTAGTTTGAGCTTTCATCCACTTCGTacaattaataatatttttttcatcACAATAATTAATAACACTTCATTAATTTTGATGACAAAATTTCAAACTTCCAAACATAaacttcaacttaattattaGATGTTGACCCCTTGACTACGTGACTATTGATAAAATAGATgggttaatataattttttacctctaaatttaataattatattcatTTTGATACCTGTATTTGATAATCAAGTTATTTTGATCTATGAagttaaaaatgtaaaagtttgatGATGTAGTATAATGGCAAAGTATAAAATCTTCCAAATTTTAATGGATctaattttcaagctcaattgttAAAATTTATGTTAACCCAAACTAAAAATATTCTTTTACTATAGTCATActtgaaattaagaaaaaaaaaagtcaatttaTGGACTAAAagcttaaataaaaaaatgataacTATTtggattaattataaaattttaggatcaaattatgttaaattataaaataagagACTAAATCACAAATTTGGGTACATTAGAAGAACCAAAACCATTATTGGACCAAAAATGTCTTGTACTTAAGTGTAAACGACAGAGATATGATGACGTGGCGTGAAGGGCATCCATTCGTGCGGTGGACCccaaaaattcaattttaatgtTTTTCTTTGTGTTTTTAAGGTGAAACATCAAACACTTTGGGTTTGACTTTGGTAAATTTTCCACAATCTCAACGGTTGACATTCATTTCATCTGTATATGATGTACAATCGACGCTTTTTACCGCTGTCGTCTGTATATTTTGAAGGACGATATAAGAAAAAGTACAATACGCAAAAACTCGAGATTTTGACTTATCGTGATATTTTCAACTCATGTTATCACTTCTCTTCTTATTTTTCCTActctattataaaaattaaaagagttAATCCACAAATTataactcaaattttaaattgattttcgaactctaaaattttctatttatttttcaaaatatttatataacGCGAATACATATTTAAAACGGTTATGTTTTATATAAAGTTCTTATACTATGTGTTTTAatggatttaatccttttactataATATTTCGTTGTTTATAGTCTTATATATTTTCGAAATCTGTATTTCTAGTCTTATTGTCAATTATTTTCGTTAATTTTGTCCAATAATTAAATACCTTTGAAAATATTTCCTTGCATTTTTGTAaaattggataatttttttttttgcatgttAAAAAGAAAGCAAAAATTTATAATATTCCAAAGAAAAATAACGGTGTATATATGTCACATCATCATATGTTTAGGAAAGATAAGCTAcgtgaaaatatttaataaaattcaccgAAAAAATTGGACTCAAGACTAAAAAATACACATTCTGAAAAGCCAAGGGTCTaaatatattgaaaataaataGTATAGGAACCTTCCAtacaattttaccatttaaaGCAAGTTGAGTAAATAGTGttcttaattttattaaaatgatatttATTTTAACTCATCATATACTTGTATCCTTGTCGTCCATGTGATAGATATACATGAAATTACAATTTGATTCACGTGTTTTAAATATACTTCATGTTAAATATGAATCGATATTTAAAAATTGTAAAGACTAAGTTTTTAGTGGTATCGGAAATTTAGGTTTTGGGATCTCAttttcgtaaatattaaataaagatACTTACAAAGTTATTATATAGATGAATTGAAATTTGGATAGTCAATTTAGCCGAAATAGTGGTTAATTAGGGTCCaaagattaaattgcaaaatctaatcgttatagatttttaattagaaaatgaCTTAAGGACTTAATTTCAATTAACTAAAGGTTCAAAACAACAATTAGACCATGCTAAAGTGAGTGGTAGTAGACAGTATGTTTATATGGTCATTAACTTAAGTAAATtaagatttatttaattaaaatatagttaattaatttattagCAAATTAACCCAAGTATAAATAGAAATGTAAGTGGAACGAGAAAGGAGATATCATCTTCTCCAACCGCCCAAGGAAAGAAGAAGAGAGAAGGATGCCATTTcttagggtttcaagcttttagTCTTTAATTCAACTAACGTTGACACGAAACCGTTGAGAGGGAAAGGAAAATCGAAAATCGTAGACGAATAGCTCAAAattttggtttgtatttctatgattCAGGACTAATTTAATTATTGCATATGATCATGTTATTTTGCATAATATACTATTGAGGTGAGTTGTTATTGGATTATTGAATTGATATGGTTTAGATTGAATATTAagacagggactaaattgaatagaatagaaagttatatgaattgattgatatgtGATAATTGGTGTAAAATTGAGTTGAaatatgttgtttatatgatgatttgatgaattgattggatTATTTGGATATGATTAAATATGATTTGAACGATGTATATAATGAATCAGAAATTTAGTTATCCTATTAGTTATTCAAACCGAgtttggatatagttggcatgccatagggtcATATTATTGATTGAAACCCATCATTACTGGGCAAATCGGGGTGGCAGATTGTACATATAGAGCCACTGTTTTCAGGCAACCCGGGGTTATAGAATAATTAGATTGTGAAAATAATCATTGTAGGGCAACCTGGGGTGGTAGTATGTACATGTTAGCATCATCGTTACCAAGCAACTCGAGGTGACAGATCCGCATATCCGTTTCGAGTTCGTATCTAGTTAATAGGGTTATAAACATATTATTTGATTAAATGATATTAGGAATGGTAAATGAAATTAAGATGCAGTATATGACAATATATGTAATGAATTGAAAACAAGCCCTAGGGGCCGAATGAGAGTGAGAGAGCCGACGAGCTCAAAAATAGTTAAAAGTCATGTATAAATCTGAATATGTATATTTAATGTTGATGTTATGCTATCAATTGGTATGATATTAAGAAAGAAATGGTACCTTTATTGTTGAATAGCATAACTGGTATTTTTTTGGTACTTATTTGGTGATTGAAGCATGTAATGAACTTAATTGAGTTAAGTAGTAATGGTAGCTAAGACATGAGTAGGTGCAAAATTGGTTTAATGCATATCTATATAGAAATGAAAGAACTTGACATGATTAGCATGAGATTAGGTTTAAATGGTATGTGTGAGTATATAAAAGATTGCATTTTTGGCTTGAATCATGGATTTACCATTGAGCATATTTGCTCGGCGTAAGGTTTGTTTTCTTCGTGCACAAGTATAGTAGATTCCTGATTGTACGAGCAGTTGATCTAGCATCCCGAAAGCAATCCCAGACTTAAAAAAGTTTGTTTATGTTTTGTTTGTGCCAAATATGGCGTGTACCTAGGTTGGGTCAAATTTGGTATAAAACTATGTTTATATACACTTTTGGTTTAGAAGGTTAATGTATGATCTTGATTAAtagaataaaaattgtaaatggaTTCAAATATGGTTTGAAATGGAATGGAAtgttgtaattgtcaaaggctttgGTATGTGTTTTGAAGGTTTGGAATGAATTATACTAATTAGTTAACTTATAGGTAATATAGTATTGGTACACCATTGTTAAAGGCATTTTGTTATGTTTGAGACTTAGAGATCCTCTGTTTTGGCTGAAAATGTGGTTTGATTTTACATATGCATTTGTTTGAAAAGTGCAAATTGAAGTTCTGTTTGGAAATTGCAAAAACAGGATATCATGTCGCAAGGTCAGGTGCATGTTGTCGCAACAAGATTAAGCCACCATGCCATGACGTGATGTCGAGCATGGGTCATTGAGATGAGACTTAGACAGTATGTTGCGTCGCAATAAGAAACCCCTTATTGTCGTGATGTCAACCTACAAATTTGAAAATATTACAGTTTAATCCTTTTTTTACCTCGGGTTAGCATTAGAGTTTTCGTAAGCTTGTAAAGACCCGAAAATgaatatgaataattttatataactTGTTCAACTTATATTGGAATGTTTATGTTATAAAttgaattgtgtattgattgTAGTTGTTTCGGCAACAAATATGACACATTGTAACTCAAACTCAAAGGGCAGGTTGGGAATAGGGTATTACAAAAATAGCAACTAACATTGTTATCAATTTAGACctactaataatattataaaagtagATCGACCAAATTATGCCAAACTAAAATAAAagggattaaatttcaaatttcatcatAATAAAAGAACTAAAACCTGAAGTAAACCAAatatatataatcatttcataaaaaaataatatatacaataaCCTTCCTAAATTTtcttcaaattatttttttaatatgtcAAATCCGAGATATCCATGTGACAGGATTAAAAAATCGAGAAACTAAGAACCAATCTAAACTGTAGTGTTTGGATGGTTTTTAGTTCCCAAGTTAAAAAAAACACCATTACCTAAACTAAAttgagttttatttttatttaatttatatattttttaatttttatagcgtaaaaataaatactatatatttaaaaatagtgAATATAACTTAAAAGTgtttttttctcaaaaaaaaatactaaataagAGTTGTTGATTATTTTCTATTTACTTGAGATATTATTTttctagaaatatttatgaaaaactTTGACACTTAACGAAAATTATtctaaaactataaaataaaatttattttgtcaAAACAAAGTCCGAAAAACTCTaaacttaaaattaatattaaaaaaaagaacCAAATTATTATAGAcggttaaaaaaaaaactcaatcgAACTGAACTGAACTCAGTGCAACCATGCAGTAGGAATACACATGCTCACAATTTAATTCATGTGTTCTAAAAATGATAAGTGTTAAATCCAAACTAATATTTAATGGTAACTAATGGTGTTATCA from Gossypium arboreum isolate Shixiya-1 chromosome 1, ASM2569848v2, whole genome shotgun sequence harbors:
- the LOC108480158 gene encoding auxin response factor 10-like codes for the protein MKESEKSLDPQLWHACAGPMVQIPPLNSKVFYFPQGHAEHSLAAVDFPSSPPVPALVLCRVASLKFMADTETDEVYAKILLMPLPSTELDIENDTVFGSDNAEKPASFAKTLTQSDANNGGGFSVPRYCAETIFPSLDYTADPPVQTVVAVDVHGETWKFRHIYRGTPRRHLLTTGWSTFVNHKKLVAGDSIVFLRSENGGLCVGIRRAKRGTGNGPEAGSPFLSFLREDESKMMMMNRNGDWRGKGKLKAEAVLQAATLAASGQPFEVVYYPRASTPEFCVKASSVKAAMRVPWCCGMRFKMAFETEDSSRISWFMGTLSSVQVVDPIRWPNSPWRLLQVTWDEPDLLQNVKRVSPWLVELVSNVPAIHLSPFSPPRKKSRFPQHLDFPLDGQFPMSAFSSNGNPHGTGCPLVLSDNAPAGIQGARHAQFGLSLSDLHLNNKLQSGLFLPGFQRFDPHSRISDGIMMARRPNGTDNLSCLLTIGNSNVNEKSGNTKRHQFLLFGQPILTEQQLSRSCSSEVVSQVINGNSSLDGSAEKTKDTSDGSRSSLEKSSTAGFLWHQDYRSTETGLDIGHCKVFLDSEDVGRTLDLSVLGSYEELYRRLANMFGIERSKMLGHVLYRDATGAVKQTGEEPFSAFMKTAKRLTIRMDSSNETVARSWLTGIRTAENGLGGPSKRGPLSIFA